In Paenibacillus algicola, a genomic segment contains:
- a CDS encoding metal ABC transporter ATP-binding protein, with the protein MLPDALDCHQPIIQLKDISFSYRQQQVLEGLNFTVKERDFVGIVGSNGAGKTTLLRLIVGLLPSAHGSIELFGEPIRRFRDWERIGYVPQKNSFNPLFPATVREVVLSGLYNRKNMFRRITRKQHQQCSDAMEVMRIEDIAGKRIGELSGGQQQRVFLARALINRPDLLVLDEPTIGIDAETQASFFELITHMHEHHDMTFLMVTHDLDMVRDELGEKPVSQNGKIQFYVRHSHDAQDCVEQDLTHSLV; encoded by the coding sequence ATGCTCCCGGACGCGCTGGATTGTCATCAGCCGATTATACAGCTTAAAGATATTTCATTCTCTTACCGTCAGCAGCAGGTGCTGGAGGGGCTTAATTTTACCGTTAAGGAACGGGATTTCGTCGGCATTGTCGGCTCGAATGGAGCCGGGAAGACGACGCTGCTTCGCCTGATTGTAGGTTTACTGCCGTCAGCGCATGGAAGTATTGAATTATTTGGAGAGCCGATCCGCCGCTTCCGTGATTGGGAACGGATCGGCTATGTACCGCAGAAGAACAGCTTTAACCCGTTGTTTCCGGCAACGGTTCGGGAAGTGGTCCTCTCGGGCCTCTACAACCGCAAGAATATGTTCCGCCGGATTACCCGGAAGCAGCATCAGCAGTGCAGTGATGCCATGGAAGTGATGCGTATTGAGGACATTGCCGGCAAACGCATTGGCGAGCTTTCCGGGGGACAGCAGCAGCGTGTGTTTCTGGCGCGGGCCTTGATCAATCGGCCGGATCTGCTCGTTCTCGATGAGCCAACGATCGGGATTGACGCCGAGACTCAGGCCAGTTTTTTTGAGCTGATTACCCATATGCATGAGCATCACGATATGACTTTTCTCATGGTGACGCATGATCTGGATATGGTTCGCGATGAGCTGGGAGAAAAGCCGGTGTCTCAGAACGGCAAAATTCAGTTTTATGTTCGTCACTCCCATGATGCCCAGGACTGCGTGGAGCAGGATCTGACGCATTCGCTCGTTTAG
- a CDS encoding cytochrome c biogenesis CcdA family protein yields the protein MADMNIGIAFAAGFASFISPCCLPLYPSYLSIITGMSVNELKTEQNRKDVRMRTMSHTLAFILGFSSVYYTLGWGAGLFGEFFIEYQDLIRQLSALLIILMGLMLVGLFQPRFLMKDRKFDFKSKPAGYIGTFLFGIGFAAGWSPCVGPILMAIIALAATDPGTWFPLITSYSLGFAVPFFILAFFIGSTRWILKYSSVLMKVGGALMILMGILLFSNQMFRITIWLQSITPEWLRF from the coding sequence ATGGCTGATATGAATATAGGAATCGCATTTGCAGCCGGCTTCGCATCGTTTATTTCGCCCTGCTGTCTCCCGCTGTATCCTTCTTATCTTTCGATCATTACCGGCATGTCGGTCAATGAATTAAAAACGGAGCAGAACCGCAAGGACGTTCGCATGCGCACCATGAGTCACACGCTGGCGTTTATCCTTGGGTTCTCCTCCGTATATTATACGCTCGGCTGGGGAGCGGGACTGTTTGGAGAATTCTTTATCGAGTATCAGGACTTGATCCGGCAGCTCTCGGCGCTGCTTATTATCTTGATGGGTCTGATGCTGGTTGGCTTGTTTCAGCCCCGGTTTCTCATGAAGGACCGCAAGTTCGATTTCAAATCCAAGCCGGCGGGATACATAGGCACCTTCTTGTTCGGAATTGGGTTTGCTGCAGGGTGGTCCCCTTGCGTAGGCCCGATCCTGATGGCTATTATTGCCCTCGCGGCCACCGATCCCGGCACATGGTTCCCGCTGATCACGTCATACTCTCTCGGATTTGCAGTTCCCTTCTTTATCCTGGCATTCTTCATCGGATCCACGCGCTGGATTCTCAAATATTCCAGTGTGCTGATGAAGGTCGGCGGTGCGCTAATGATTCTTATGGGGATCTTGCTGTTTAGCAATCAAATGTTTAGAATTACGATCTGGCTTCAAAGCATAACGCCGGAATGGCTTCGTTTCTAA
- a CDS encoding patatin-like phospholipase family protein: MDINAVFEGGGVKGISLAGAVKAAELQGITFKRVAGTSSGSIVASVLAAGYTADEMKHIIKNMPFERLLVRAPFFDTAFVGPALRVLLKKGLYSGEALEQWVRSLLLAKGIVTFSDIPAGKLYIVASDITNGKLLVLPDDLRNYGINPATFPVAKAVRMSCSIPYFFDPVILRLIGEPARGKAFNEQFVYIVDGGLLSNFPLWLFDRKRKGTGLSKPPPVVGFQMVGKHAEEPHKITGPFSMLSAMFDTMLSAHDERYIEKENRNRTIKIPTLGIGTTHFDLSEAESEALYQSGLMAGTQFFKEWIPQ, translated from the coding sequence ATGGATATTAATGCCGTATTTGAGGGTGGCGGCGTCAAAGGCATATCACTGGCTGGAGCCGTAAAGGCGGCGGAGCTGCAAGGTATCACCTTTAAACGGGTAGCTGGGACCTCATCAGGCTCCATTGTAGCGTCCGTGCTGGCAGCAGGCTATACCGCTGATGAGATGAAACACATCATTAAGAACATGCCTTTTGAACGGCTCCTGGTGCGGGCGCCGTTCTTTGATACGGCCTTCGTTGGACCTGCTCTTCGGGTCTTGCTGAAAAAAGGGTTATACTCCGGAGAAGCACTGGAGCAATGGGTACGCAGTCTGCTGCTTGCCAAGGGCATCGTCACCTTTTCAGATATTCCTGCAGGCAAGCTCTACATTGTGGCTTCGGATATTACGAACGGAAAGCTGCTCGTCCTTCCGGATGACTTGCGAAACTACGGGATCAATCCGGCCACGTTTCCTGTAGCGAAGGCCGTACGGATGAGCTGCAGCATTCCTTACTTCTTTGATCCGGTCATTCTGAGGCTTATTGGGGAGCCGGCTAGAGGAAAGGCCTTTAATGAGCAATTTGTGTACATTGTCGATGGCGGGCTGCTTAGCAATTTTCCGTTATGGCTCTTTGACCGCAAGCGAAAAGGAACAGGACTTTCAAAGCCTCCCCCTGTCGTGGGCTTTCAAATGGTCGGCAAGCATGCAGAAGAGCCGCATAAAATCACAGGACCATTCAGTATGCTGAGTGCCATGTTTGATACGATGCTGTCTGCGCATGATGAACGGTATATTGAGAAGGAGAACCGAAACCGGACGATTAAGATCCCGACCCTCGGTATTGGCACAACCCATTTTGATTTGTCGGAAGCTGAAAGCGAGGCGTTATATCAATCAGGATTGATGGCAGGGACGCAGTTTTTTAAGGAATGGATCCCGCAATAA
- a CDS encoding DUF1385 domain-containing protein: protein MSQKPAPVSYGGQAVIEGVMFGGRHVNVTAVRRKNNEIKFLEVPREDKSLILRLRKIPLLRGIISLIDSSIKGSKHLNFSADAYADDSLDPEEREKQKEKEDSGWSLSMIIGVAAVSVLSFVFGKLLFTLVPVFVEDFLFGDIIDNYIIRNLIEGGIKLLLLLIYLWAISQTPVIKRLFQYHGAEHKVISAFEAGEELTVKNVQKYTRLHYRCGSSFMMLTIVLGVVVYSIVPWDNLTERVIQRIVLLPVVLGISFEFLKLTNSLREVPVLRYLGYPGLWLQLLTTKEPTDDQVEVSIASFNRMRELDAQFERAATAKPAAGSVLDPAKG from the coding sequence TTGTCCCAAAAGCCCGCTCCGGTCAGCTATGGTGGCCAAGCCGTGATCGAAGGTGTTATGTTCGGCGGCAGGCACGTCAATGTAACTGCTGTACGGAGAAAAAACAACGAAATTAAGTTTCTCGAAGTGCCAAGGGAAGATAAATCCCTGATCCTCAGGCTGCGTAAAATTCCACTGCTTCGCGGAATTATTAGCCTCATAGATTCAAGCATCAAAGGCTCAAAGCATCTTAATTTCTCTGCAGATGCCTACGCCGATGACTCTCTGGATCCCGAAGAACGGGAGAAGCAGAAGGAGAAAGAGGATTCTGGCTGGAGCCTCAGCATGATTATTGGAGTAGCGGCGGTCAGCGTACTATCCTTTGTATTCGGCAAGCTCTTGTTCACGCTCGTCCCTGTGTTTGTAGAGGATTTTCTGTTCGGTGATATTATTGACAACTACATTATCCGCAATCTGATCGAAGGCGGCATCAAGCTCCTACTTCTTCTCATCTATCTCTGGGCGATCTCGCAAACCCCGGTCATTAAGCGGCTGTTTCAATATCATGGAGCAGAGCACAAGGTCATCAGTGCCTTTGAAGCCGGTGAAGAGCTGACGGTGAAGAATGTCCAGAAGTACACCCGTCTCCATTATCGCTGTGGCAGCAGCTTCATGATGCTGACAATTGTGCTTGGCGTCGTCGTATATTCCATCGTGCCATGGGATAACCTGACCGAAAGAGTCATTCAGCGCATTGTGCTGCTGCCCGTCGTCCTGGGCATTTCCTTCGAATTTTTGAAGCTTACCAACTCGCTCCGAGAGGTTCCGGTGCTTCGGTACTTGGGATATCCCGGCTTGTGGCTTCAATTGCTGACGACGAAAGAACCGACCGACGATCAGGTCGAGGTTTCCATCGCTTCATTTAACCGGATGCGGGAGCTGGATGCCCAATTCGAACGGGCCGCAACGGCGAAGCCGGCAGCGGGAAGTGTACTTGACCCTGCGAAAGGATGA
- a CDS encoding family 10 glycosylhydrolase yields the protein MKLRRWLLVLLLTLLCLPSVVPAAKAQSPDIQILLDGQRLYSDVPPYILSKVNVTMVPTRVISEGLGASIAWNQSTKTAVISQQNISISLKSGSPTAIVNGVPEALSASVQIQNGRVMVPLRFISEKLGLTVKWNQQQKIIDMTSGWIIPEEPGIPPVVPQPVEKELRGAWVSSIYNLDWPATKTTAAQQQQDFIQMLDKLQAAGFNAVFVQLRPAGDALYSSALVPWSKALTGTQGKDPGYDPTAFMIQETQKRGMEFHAWFNPFRAHTELSTSGLAANHVAVAHPDWILKVNSQLMIDPGNPAARQHIIDTIIEVVDGYDVDGIHLDDYFYPSNTSIPDSSSYALYNTGSYRTVADWRRGNVNTFIEELGESIKRVKPQVYYGVSPFGVWRNDTADRTGSPTKAGVTAYDSMYADTRTWIQNGWIDYIAPQIYWSMNYTAADYDKLVDWWVKEVSGTGVDLLIGHAAYKVGDPAQDKNWQTATEIINQLRYNDKYKDIQGSLFFRAKHLLGNPLGLLDQLKLYYQS from the coding sequence ATGAAGTTACGAAGATGGCTGCTGGTGCTGCTGTTGACCCTGTTGTGTCTCCCGTCGGTGGTTCCCGCTGCGAAGGCGCAAAGCCCCGACATCCAGATTCTGCTTGACGGTCAGAGGCTGTACAGCGATGTACCGCCGTACATCCTTTCTAAAGTAAATGTGACGATGGTGCCGACTCGCGTCATCAGCGAAGGGCTGGGCGCATCCATTGCATGGAACCAAAGCACGAAAACGGCTGTGATTTCGCAGCAGAACATAAGCATCAGCCTGAAATCGGGATCTCCAACGGCCATTGTTAATGGAGTGCCGGAGGCACTGAGTGCATCGGTTCAAATCCAGAACGGCCGAGTGATGGTGCCGCTAAGGTTCATCAGCGAGAAGCTGGGGCTGACTGTGAAGTGGAATCAGCAGCAGAAGATCATTGATATGACCAGCGGCTGGATCATTCCCGAGGAGCCGGGAATCCCGCCGGTAGTACCGCAGCCGGTAGAGAAGGAGCTTCGGGGAGCCTGGGTGTCCAGTATTTATAATCTGGACTGGCCTGCCACGAAGACGACCGCAGCGCAGCAGCAGCAGGACTTCATCCAAATGCTGGACAAGCTGCAGGCGGCTGGATTCAATGCGGTGTTTGTGCAGCTTCGGCCTGCAGGTGACGCACTGTACTCCTCGGCACTGGTTCCTTGGTCGAAGGCACTGACCGGAACTCAGGGCAAGGATCCCGGCTACGATCCTACTGCATTTATGATTCAGGAGACGCAGAAGCGGGGAATGGAATTTCACGCCTGGTTCAACCCGTTTCGAGCGCATACCGAGCTATCCACAAGCGGCCTCGCTGCCAATCATGTTGCTGTCGCTCATCCGGACTGGATTCTGAAGGTGAACAGCCAGCTGATGATCGATCCCGGCAACCCTGCAGCGAGACAGCATATTATAGATACGATTATCGAAGTGGTGGACGGTTATGATGTAGATGGAATTCATCTGGATGATTATTTTTATCCGTCTAATACGTCGATCCCTGACTCCAGCTCCTATGCGCTGTACAATACAGGCTCATATCGTACCGTTGCAGATTGGCGGCGCGGCAATGTGAATACCTTTATTGAAGAGCTGGGAGAAAGCATCAAGCGGGTGAAGCCACAGGTGTACTACGGGGTCAGTCCTTTCGGCGTGTGGCGCAATGATACCGCAGACCGAACAGGATCTCCGACCAAAGCAGGGGTTACAGCCTATGACAGCATGTATGCCGACACACGGACCTGGATTCAGAATGGCTGGATCGATTATATCGCCCCGCAAATCTACTGGAGCATGAATTATACCGCTGCGGATTACGATAAGCTGGTGGACTGGTGGGTGAAGGAGGTTTCCGGAACCGGAGTCGATCTCCTGATCGGACATGCGGCATACAAGGTCGGCGATCCGGCCCAGGATAAGAATTGGCAGACAGCCACTGAAATTATTAACCAGCTTCGCTACAATGACAAATATAAGGATATCCAAGGGAGCCTGTTCTTCAGAGCCAAGCACTTGCTCGGCAATCCGCTCGGGCTGCTGGATCAATTGAAATTATATTATCAATCCTAA
- the splB gene encoding spore photoproduct lyase, which translates to MAETTLTAPPVKRIPKPTKPFIPDLVYFEPDALEYPKGQKIMEFVKARNIEYRMTTSHNRITNLPGETEQEKYRMAKRTLVVGLRKTLKFDQSKPSADYAIPISTGCMGHCHYCYLQTTLGSKPYIRVYVNTEDILGAAKGYIDEKTPEITTFEAACTSDPVGIEHITGTLQELITFMAGQEHGRLRFVTKFHHVGPLLNLNHNGHTRIRFSVNADYVIRQFEPATSRFEERIEAASKIAHAGYPLGFIIAPIIWYDGWEEGYAELLKRLSDSLPPEATKDLSFEMIQHRFTKTAKNVIQQRYPKTKLEMDIEKRKQKWGRWGQYKYVYPDEQQTALRQFITERIFDHFPEARIDYFT; encoded by the coding sequence GTGGCCGAGACGACATTGACAGCTCCACCCGTCAAACGCATTCCCAAGCCGACCAAGCCGTTCATCCCCGACCTTGTTTATTTTGAACCGGATGCGCTGGAATATCCCAAGGGTCAGAAAATTATGGAGTTCGTCAAAGCACGCAACATTGAATACCGCATGACAACCTCTCACAACCGGATAACCAATCTTCCCGGGGAGACGGAGCAGGAAAAGTACCGGATGGCCAAAAGAACCCTCGTCGTCGGCCTGCGAAAAACGCTGAAGTTTGACCAGTCCAAGCCGTCGGCAGACTATGCGATTCCCATTTCCACCGGCTGCATGGGCCATTGCCATTATTGTTATTTACAGACGACGCTGGGCTCCAAGCCCTACATCCGAGTTTATGTTAACACAGAGGATATTCTGGGCGCTGCGAAAGGCTATATTGACGAAAAAACACCGGAAATCACAACCTTTGAAGCCGCCTGTACCTCTGATCCCGTCGGGATTGAGCATATTACCGGTACGCTGCAGGAACTGATCACATTTATGGCCGGACAGGAGCATGGGCGACTTCGGTTTGTAACAAAGTTTCACCATGTCGGTCCTTTGCTAAATCTGAATCACAACGGTCATACCCGAATCCGGTTCAGTGTCAATGCGGATTATGTGATTCGCCAGTTTGAGCCTGCCACCTCGCGCTTTGAGGAACGAATTGAGGCTGCATCCAAAATCGCCCATGCCGGCTATCCGTTAGGCTTCATCATCGCTCCCATCATTTGGTATGACGGCTGGGAGGAAGGCTATGCAGAGCTGCTAAAGCGCCTCTCGGATTCACTGCCGCCCGAAGCAACCAAGGACCTGAGCTTTGAGATGATTCAGCACCGTTTTACCAAGACGGCCAAAAACGTGATTCAGCAGCGTTACCCCAAAACCAAGCTGGAGATGGATATTGAAAAAAGAAAGCAGAAATGGGGACGCTGGGGCCAATACAAATATGTATACCCTGATGAACAGCAAACCGCCCTGCGACAATTTATCACAGAGCGGATCTTTGACCATTTTCCAGAGGCAAGGATTGATTACTTTACGTAA
- the aroQ gene encoding type II 3-dehydroquinate dehydratase, producing the protein MKSIWVMNGPNLNLLGIREPGVYGSTSLQSIEEALVEEGERNSVSVTFFQSNHEGALIDRIHEAMGQADGILLNPGAFTHYSYAIRDAISSVSIPTVEVHLSNVHAREAFRHTSVIAPVCAGQICGFGAGSYKLGFHALLDILNGGISTR; encoded by the coding sequence ATGAAGTCCATCTGGGTCATGAACGGACCCAATTTGAACCTGCTCGGCATACGGGAGCCCGGCGTCTACGGCAGCACGTCACTGCAGAGCATTGAAGAAGCTTTAGTGGAGGAAGGAGAACGTAACTCGGTTTCCGTAACGTTCTTTCAATCCAATCATGAGGGCGCGCTGATTGACCGTATTCATGAAGCAATGGGACAGGCTGACGGCATCCTGCTGAATCCGGGAGCCTTTACCCATTACAGCTATGCCATCCGGGATGCGATCAGCTCGGTCAGCATTCCAACGGTTGAGGTTCATCTATCGAACGTCCACGCCCGGGAAGCCTTCCGCCATACGTCGGTCATCGCTCCGGTATGTGCCGGACAGATCTGCGGCTTTGGTGCAGGCAGCTACAAGCTTGGGTTTCACGCCCTGCTGGATATTCTGAATGGGGGCATCAGCACGCGCTAA
- a CDS encoding metal ABC transporter permease: MDILSSDFFQRAMLGGLLIGVTAPLIGIFLVLRRLSMIGDTLSHVTIAGVALGFLIEVYPLAAGLVFAVAASFAIEKLRKAYKSYAELSIAIIMSGGVALASLFFTLGMGYNTDVMSYLFGSIYTLDVNDLYLVGGVTVVVITVISLFFKELFLLSFEEDAASVSGLPVKWINMIITVLTALVVSTAIKIVGALLVSALLTIPVAASLLLARSFRSAIVLSVILSEIAVVGGLMLAGVFNLAPGATIVLLLISFLTLALVGKKGFSS, translated from the coding sequence CTGGATATTTTATCAAGTGATTTCTTTCAGCGCGCCATGCTTGGCGGGCTGCTCATCGGCGTTACCGCGCCGTTAATCGGTATTTTCCTCGTGCTGAGGCGATTGTCCATGATTGGCGATACGCTTTCGCATGTAACGATTGCGGGCGTCGCACTTGGATTTCTGATTGAGGTCTATCCTCTGGCGGCAGGGCTTGTGTTCGCCGTAGCTGCATCCTTCGCAATAGAGAAGCTCCGCAAAGCGTACAAGAGCTATGCAGAGCTGTCTATTGCGATTATTATGTCCGGGGGGGTCGCGCTTGCCTCGCTGTTCTTCACTTTGGGCATGGGCTACAATACGGATGTTATGAGCTATCTGTTCGGCAGTATTTATACACTGGATGTCAACGATCTGTATCTGGTGGGGGGCGTAACGGTCGTCGTGATTACGGTGATATCGCTCTTTTTCAAGGAATTGTTCCTGCTCAGTTTTGAAGAGGATGCAGCCAGCGTCAGCGGCCTGCCGGTAAAATGGATCAATATGATCATTACAGTGTTGACGGCGCTCGTGGTGAGCACGGCCATCAAGATTGTGGGGGCGCTGCTCGTATCTGCACTGCTGACAATCCCGGTTGCGGCCAGCCTGCTGCTGGCCAGAAGCTTCCGCTCTGCCATTGTACTGTCAGTCATTCTGTCGGAGATTGCGGTGGTCGGAGGTCTCATGCTGGCCGGCGTGTTCAATCTGGCGCCCGGAGCCACGATTGTGCTGCTGCTGATTTCGTTCCTGACGCTGGCGCTGGTTGGCAAAAAAGGCTTTTCATCTTAA
- a CDS encoding YqhR family membrane protein codes for MHPLQSRSASIHTNRFTFALELGFYAGLIWGGIRWFFYAFNFTSVLPGFLLEPFFKHSFLESTAGQLAGWLSFIVLSVAASLLYVLLFLKAKGPWPGIAYGIVWWVLLFIVLNRLLQWSAPVKLLTWDTNISEMCLFLLWGLFIGYTTAVEYTDEKLRDGKGVLSRS; via the coding sequence ATGCATCCATTACAGAGCAGATCTGCTTCTATTCACACGAACCGCTTTACCTTTGCGCTTGAGCTAGGCTTTTACGCGGGACTCATTTGGGGAGGCATCCGCTGGTTCTTCTATGCCTTTAACTTTACGTCCGTCCTTCCGGGCTTTCTGCTGGAGCCCTTCTTTAAGCACAGCTTTCTCGAATCCACGGCGGGTCAGCTGGCTGGGTGGCTCTCCTTTATCGTATTGTCAGTTGCAGCTTCCCTGCTGTATGTGCTCTTGTTTCTGAAGGCAAAGGGACCCTGGCCCGGCATTGCTTATGGGATTGTCTGGTGGGTCCTTCTGTTCATAGTTCTGAATCGGTTGCTGCAATGGAGTGCGCCGGTCAAGCTCTTGACCTGGGATACGAATATTTCAGAGATGTGCCTGTTTCTGCTGTGGGGGCTGTTTATCGGCTATACGACAGCGGTCGAGTACACGGATGAAAAGCTGCGAGACGGCAAAGGGGTACTGAGCCGGAGCTAA
- the efp gene encoding elongation factor P — protein sequence MISVNDFKTGLTVEVDGDIFTVIEFQHVKPGKGAAFVRSKLKNLRNGNTVEKTFRAGETIGRAMIENRGVQYLYASGQEHVFMDNETYDQFSLTSEQLEWELNFLKENMNVNIVSYQGEILGINLPNSVDLKVVETEPGIKGNTATGATKNAKLETGLNVQVPLFINEDDVLLVDTREGKYISRA from the coding sequence GTGATTTCAGTTAACGATTTCAAAACAGGCCTGACCGTTGAGGTTGACGGCGATATTTTCACCGTTATTGAGTTTCAGCACGTGAAACCGGGCAAGGGGGCAGCGTTCGTTCGCTCCAAGCTGAAGAACCTGCGCAATGGCAATACGGTCGAGAAAACATTCCGTGCAGGAGAGACGATCGGCCGTGCCATGATCGAGAACCGCGGCGTGCAGTACCTGTATGCGAGCGGCCAAGAGCATGTGTTCATGGACAACGAAACGTACGATCAGTTCAGCCTGACCAGCGAGCAGCTGGAATGGGAATTAAACTTCCTGAAAGAGAACATGAACGTGAACATCGTCAGCTACCAGGGCGAAATTCTCGGGATTAACCTGCCGAACAGTGTGGACCTGAAGGTTGTTGAGACGGAGCCGGGCATCAAGGGGAACACGGCTACTGGAGCAACCAAGAATGCGAAGCTGGAAACCGGCCTGAACGTACAGGTTCCTCTCTTCATTAACGAAGATGATGTCCTGCTCGTAGACACTCGTGAAGGCAAATATATTTCCCGCGCTTAA
- a CDS encoding M24 family metallopeptidase, whose protein sequence is MANHRAARLREIMDSKGLQALLVSSAVNRRYLTGFTGSAGYVLITKEHSYLLTDFRYMTQAPQQAPGYEVIEHGAKVMETVKELLAQESVTSLGFEQDHVTYSVYMTYAEQLKPVTLTPVSGMVEQLRIIKDSDELKVMQQAADLADETFQYVLGIVQSGKSESEIDLSMEMFMRERGATSSSFDTIVASGVRSALPHGVASDKIIGSNELITFDFGALLNGYCSDLTRTIAVGKPDPKLKEIYDIVLQAQLHTLEHIKAGMTGREADALARDIITRYGYGEYFGHSTGHGLGMEVHEMPRLSKLSDDVLMPGMVVTVEPGIYIPGLGGVRIEDDIVIQESGIHILTSSPKDFTVL, encoded by the coding sequence ATGGCTAACCACAGAGCAGCTCGGCTCCGGGAGATCATGGACAGCAAGGGCTTGCAGGCCTTGTTAGTGTCCAGTGCGGTGAACCGCCGGTACTTGACCGGCTTTACCGGATCTGCCGGATACGTGCTCATCACGAAAGAGCACTCCTATCTGCTGACCGATTTTCGTTATATGACCCAGGCGCCTCAGCAGGCACCAGGGTATGAAGTCATTGAACACGGTGCCAAGGTGATGGAAACGGTCAAGGAGCTTCTGGCTCAAGAAAGCGTGACCTCGCTCGGCTTCGAGCAGGATCACGTTACATACTCCGTGTACATGACCTATGCGGAGCAGCTGAAGCCGGTTACGCTCACTCCGGTGAGCGGAATGGTTGAACAGCTTCGGATTATCAAGGACAGTGACGAGCTGAAGGTGATGCAGCAGGCTGCTGATTTGGCGGATGAGACGTTCCAGTACGTGCTGGGCATCGTTCAGAGCGGGAAGTCGGAGTCGGAAATTGATCTCTCGATGGAGATGTTTATGCGGGAGAGAGGGGCGACGTCGTCTTCCTTTGACACGATTGTGGCTTCAGGAGTCCGGTCTGCGCTGCCTCACGGCGTTGCGAGTGACAAGATCATTGGCTCCAATGAATTGATCACCTTTGATTTCGGGGCGCTGCTGAACGGCTACTGCTCGGACTTAACACGTACGATTGCCGTAGGCAAACCGGATCCGAAGCTGAAGGAAATTTATGATATTGTGCTACAAGCCCAGCTGCATACGCTCGAACACATCAAAGCGGGAATGACAGGGCGTGAAGCCGATGCGCTTGCCCGCGATATCATTACGCGTTACGGATACGGGGAGTACTTTGGACACAGTACGGGACATGGTCTCGGAATGGAGGTTCACGAGATGCCCCGCCTTTCCAAGCTGAGTGATGATGTGCTGATGCCAGGCATGGTCGTGACTGTAGAGCCAGGGATTTATATTCCGGGCCTCGGCGGTGTTCGGATCGAGGATGATATTGTGATCCAGGAATCGGGTATTCATATTTTAACATCTTCGCCCAAAGATTTTACCGTGCTTTAA
- the mntR gene encoding transcriptional regulator MntR, producing the protein MPTPSMEDYLERIYKLIEEKGYARVSDIAEGLEVHPSSVTKMIQKLDKDEYLIYEKYRGLVLTSKGKKMGKRLMARHQLLEQFLGIIGVQEENIYADVEGIEHHLSWDSITCIETLVEYFNRDEQRLKELRNIHQELVSES; encoded by the coding sequence ATGCCTACACCCAGCATGGAGGATTATTTGGAGCGCATCTACAAGCTGATTGAAGAGAAGGGTTATGCGCGCGTTTCGGATATTGCCGAAGGCTTGGAGGTTCACCCCTCATCCGTCACGAAGATGATTCAGAAGCTTGATAAGGATGAATATTTGATCTATGAGAAGTATCGCGGCCTCGTCTTGACCAGCAAGGGCAAGAAGATGGGGAAGCGCTTGATGGCCCGCCATCAGCTGCTGGAGCAGTTCCTGGGCATCATTGGCGTACAGGAAGAGAATATTTACGCGGATGTAGAAGGAATTGAGCATCATCTGAGCTGGGACTCCATAACTTGTATAGAGACCCTGGTAGAATATTTTAATCGGGATGAACAACGTCTCAAGGAGCTGCGGAATATTCATCAGGAATTGGTTAGCGAATCGTAG